One segment of Trachemys scripta elegans isolate TJP31775 chromosome 1, CAS_Tse_1.0, whole genome shotgun sequence DNA contains the following:
- the ZBED4 gene encoding zinc finger BED domain-containing protein 4 has translation MEKNKAYSPKMDSNFVLDKINNLKVEQEDDGINNCTLERMDIKNEHEDLKHTDSSDEQEVKEKHFINNNPGKYLSTENEDDYGSLFSQYSSTLYDVAMEAVTQSLLSSRNISSRKKSPAWNHFFISPRDSTKAICMYCMKEFSRGKNEKDLSTSCLMRHVRRAHPTVLIQENGSMPGLASLSSPSLLLPAQSADVGDLSAVLSPIKLVKKIASKIPSPDQGIEESVSIVSSEEISDLSVSEKCIKEEVMAGSSPPLPNNQYDETVENVAEKTLPIPKSTSGSRRRSAVWKHFYLSPLDNSKAVCIHCMNEFSRGKNGKDLGTSCLIRHMWRAHRSIVLQENGGGTSIPPLYSAPPTLLPSLLPSDGDMNSVSSSPGKLIKESMSASSSPDRMAEEIHSTLPSGDALVEDSSMLSADDIGEASLVSSPEKQCDGLSPLIFERSSVFQQNKRIMKRLKSEVWHHFSLSPVDSLKAICRYCSCMISCGKKGDVGTSCLMRHLYRRHPEVIGNQKSFIDASLANSPYATLASAECSSSKLIDLPTMVTNGNPIIFPVNSKKTSKLWNHFSICSADSTKVICMHCGRTISRGKKPINLGTSCLLRHLQRFHNNVLKTDVSETVLSSSMDNHKPLSTELLGSSTFDETNDKFCDSHPVAKKITSLVAEMIALDLQPYSFVDNIGFNRLLEYLQPQYSLPSPSYFSRTAIPEMYDNVKQIIISHLKKAESGVIHFTSGIWMSNQTREYLTLTAHWVTFESSFRPQCEDYHCTALLNVSQIDCDYNGISIQKQLEYWWEAWITSIGLQIGITVTDNQSIGKTLNESDHSSVQCFGHTVNLIVNEAIKSQRMVQNLLSIARKICERVHRSAKAKEKLAELQKEYELPQHQLIQDVPSKWNTSFHMLERLIEQKRAIDEMSIECSFRELISCDQWVVMQSVCHALKPFEVASREMSTHMSTLSQVIPMIHILNRKIEMLFEETMGIDTMLKSLKEAMASRLSSTLHDPRYIFATLLDPRYKTSLFTEEEAEQYKLDLIRELEILSSTSDDDKPVSNGCDIGSPSTNSCGEDNLWSLMADMKKSKDLKEKAKLPEEMVLSYLEEEVLEHNCDPLTYWDFKKSSWPVLSKLAVRFLGCPPSIVPSERLFNTSNENSSFSQSRLMIEHFEKLIFLKVNLPLIYFQY, from the coding sequence atggaaaaaaataaggcATATTCCCCAAAAATGGACAGTAATTTTGTGTTAGATAAAATCAACAACTTAAAAGTAGAGCAAGAAGATGATGGCATAAATAATTGTACTTTGGAAAGAATGGATATAAAAAACGAACATGAAGATTTGAAACATACAGACAGTAGTGATGAACAAGAAgtcaaagaaaaacatttcatcAATAACAATCCTGGCAAATATTTATCTACAGAAAATGAAGATGATTATGGATCTCTGTTTTCTCAGTATAGTAGTACTCTTTATGATGTAGCAATGGAAGCTGTGACACAAAGCCTCCTTTCTAGCAGAAATATAAGCTCCCGGAAAAAATCCCCTGCTTGGAATCATTTTTTTATATCCCCTCGAGACAGCACTAAAGCAATATGTATGTACTGTATGAAAGAATTTAGCAGGGGTAAAAATGAAAAGGACCTAAGTACAAGTTGTCTCATGAGGCATGTGAGGAGAGCTCATCCTACTGTACTTATTCAAGAAAATGGAAGTATGCCGGGTCTAGCTTCTCTTTCTTCACCTTCATTGTTACTGCCTGCTCAGTCTGCAGATGTTGGAGATTTAAGTGCTGTGTTATCGCCTATAAAACTGGTCAAGAAAATTGCTTCTAAGATACCATCTCCAGATCAAGGAATTGAGGAATCTGTTTCTATAGTCTCTTCTGAAGAAATATCAGACCTTTCAGTTTCTGAAAAGTGCATCAAAGAAGAAGTCATGGCTGGGTCATCTCCACCCCTACCCAACAATCAGTATGATGAAACTGTGGAGAATGTAGCAGAGAAAACTCTTCCAATTCCAAAGAGTACATCAGGTTCCAGAAGAAGATCTGCTGtctggaaacatttttatttgtctccTTTAGATAATTCTAAAGCAGTTTGCATCCACTGCATGAATGAATTCAGTAGAGGAAAGAATGGAAAAGATCTTGGAACTAGTTGCTTAATAAGGCACATGTGGAGAGCCCATCGTTCTATTGTTTTGCAGGAGAATGGCGGTGGTACAAGCATACCACCCTTGTACTCTGCTCCTCCAACTTTATTGCCTTCTTTACTGCCCTCTGATGGTGATATGAATTCTGTGTCGTCCTCTCCAGGAAAACTGATTAAAGAATCAATGTCTGCTTCTTCCTCTCCAGATAGAATGGCAGAGGAGATCCATTCTACTCTCCCTTCTGGAGATGCTCTGGTGGAAGACTCATCGATGTTGTCAGCTGATGATATAGGTGAAGCCTCCTTAGTGTCTTCTCCTGAGAAGCAGTGTGACGGATTAAGTCCATTGATATTTGAACGTAGCTCTGTGTTTCAGCAAAATAAAAGGATTATGAAAAGGCTTAAATCAGAAGTTTGGCATCATTTTTCACTGTCTCCAGTGGACAGTCTAAAAGCTATATGTAGATACTGCAGTTGTATGATAAGTTGTGGAAAAAAAGGAGATGTAGGCACAAGCTGCTTGATGAGACATCTATATAGACGCCACCCTGAAGTGATTGGGAACCAAAAGAGTTTTATAGATGCAAGTTTGGCAAATTCTCCTTATGCTACTTTGGCTTCTGCAGAATGTTCATCCTCAAAATTGATTGACTTACCCACAATGGTTACAAATGGTAATCCAATTATATTTCCTGTCAATAGCAAGAAGACCTCAAAACTGTGGAATCACTTTTCAATTTGTTCTGCAGATTCAACTAAAGTAATATGTATGCACTGTGGACGTACAATAAGCAGGGGGAAAAAGCCAATAAATTTAGGTACAAGTTGCCTTCTAAGACATTTGCAGCGGTTTCATAACAATGTGCTGAAAACTGATGTTTCAGAGACAGTGTTGTCCTCTTCTATGGATAATCACAAGCCACTGAGCACAGAATTATTAGGATCTTCAACATTTGATGAAACCAATGACAAGTTTTGTGATTCTCACCCAGTTGCCAAAAAAATTACAAGTCTTGTAGCTGAAATGATTGCACTTGACCTTCAGCCATATTCTTTTGTAGACAACATTGGCTTTAACAGGCTGCTTGAATACTTGCAACCTCAGTATTCTTTACCTTCACCATCGTATTTTTCTAGGACAGCAATTCCAGAAATGTATGATAATGTGaaacaaataattatttcacATCTGAAAAAAGCTGAAAGCggagtaatacattttacatcagGAATATGGATGAGCAATCAAACACGAGAATATCTAACTCTTACTGCTCACTGGGTAACATTTGAGTCCTCATTTAGACCACAGTGTGAAGATTACCATTGTACAGCACTTTTAAACGTGTCACAGATTGATTGTGACTACAATGGCATCAGTATTCAAAAACAGCTAGAATATTGGTGGGAAGCCTGGATAACTTCCATTGGCCTTCAGATTGGGATTACTGTTACTGATAATCAAAGTATAGGAAAAACTTTAAATGAAAGCGATCATTCGAGTGTGCAGTGTTTTGGTCACACTGTTAATCTCATAGTAAATGAGGCGATTAAAAGTCAGAGAATGGTTCAAAATTTGCTTAGTATTGCAAGAAAGATTTGTGAACGTGTTCATCGGTCAGCAAAAGCAAAGGAGAAATTAGCTGAGTTACAAAAAGAATATGAGTTGCCCCAGCATCAACTTATTCAAGATGTTCCATCCAAATGGAATACATCATTCCATATGCTTGAACGCTTAATTGAACAGAAAAGAGCAATTGATGAAATGTCAATAGAGTGCAGCTTTAGGGAGCTGATAAGTTGTGATCAGTGGGTAGTTATGCAATCTGTGTGTCATGCTCTGAAACCATTTGAAGTTGCAAGTAGAGAGATGAGTACACACATGTCCACTTTAAGCCAGGTGATTCCAATGATTCACATACTTAACAGGAAAATAGAGATGTTGTTTGAGGAAACAATGGGCATTGACACCATGTTAAAATCCTTGAAAGAAGCTATGGCGAGTAGATTATCCAGCACACTTCATGATCCAAGGTACATTTTTGCTACACTTTTAGACCCCCGCTATAAAACATCCTTATTTACAGAGGAGGAGGCTGAACAGTATAAACTGGACTTAATCAGGGAGCTGGAAATATTGAGTTCTACCTCAGATGATGATAAACCTGTTTCTAATGGGTGTGATATAGGTTCACCATCTACAAACTCCTGTGGGGAGGATAATCTTTGGTCACTTATGGCTGACATGAAAAAATCAAAAGATCTAAAAGAGAAGGCAAAGTTACCAGAGGAAATGGTGCTCTCATACTTGGAGGAAGAAGTGCTTGAGCATAACTGTGATCCACTAACTTACTGGGATTTTAAGAAGTCATCTTGGCCAGTATTGTCAAAATTGGCTGTCAGATTCTTGGGTTGTCCACCAAGTATTGTTCCTTCAGAGAGATTGTTCAATACATCCAATGAAAACAGCAGCTTTAGTCAGTCAAGGCTAATGATTGAACACTTTGAAAAACTTATCTTTTTGAAAGTGAATCTTCCCTTAATATACTTCCAGTATTGA